One part of the Ornithodoros turicata isolate Travis chromosome 2, ASM3712646v1, whole genome shotgun sequence genome encodes these proteins:
- the LOC135384141 gene encoding neprilysin-1-like, producing the protein MAKASDAERLLVPSRKPDGISAVQLNALFAMSPPSDTTNRQDTSVIRKVPYGVVPIFLLLLLLLGVAIYFAVKYGIGTHDESYSFCETMSCSVYERALNSAINQRLHPCDNFYNHVCDGWNKGQSKSVYRHHMDYFMDVLSDTLMADVPLWGQSPGDKAACFFQSCRKASQQGPGNLEGFRQILDESQIEWPKLSKQPDALRSLVLLFKILRVRNIVNIGKRGPEVVLFGGEDMVSNHQHRVDLIRSRKMGSYEWYYKQTQSALKARYREDEFVPYSKFAETEDSILSSLQNYTRHNYTDLPKNLRDLALLTEGISYERWSELVQSEYQLPADAPVDLSGENIDYIRAFSKLLSTVGEQYLHYEIGWVMVQTCAPFVNRELLDIYYGDYDPMHPATEAGHENRKRCLLITEVFMGWAIYRKFFKGYVPDGSVADIRNITDDIGHAAFDKTRIPGNPNSYSAFGKELRTIMKYEDSYGDSDLLNITFSNISDMGPSFFSNWRVIVEDLDGYSNRSLWQMASSYFIGRAIGGKEGYTLYDGADSTFQLPPYAMTLPLYTSDIIESVKYAALGSLIGSAALAILRYNTSRNASEACMKKPFTNDEDANKAVLDAAASVRVAWDAYRGSTRSRHDVRLHGAPGFSSDQIFFVSTCYILCGQPVDTYPDVRCNEALKNHPDFSGIFSCDWNAAMNPREKCTLFLN; encoded by the coding sequence AAAGCGTCCGATGCCGAGCGCCTATTAGTTCCATCACGGAAGCCCGACGGCATCTCTGCAGTACAACTCAACGCACTGTTCGCGATGTCGCCGCCAAGTGACACGACGAATAGGCAAGACACGTCCGTAATTCGCAAGGTTCCTTATGGCGTCGTTCCtatcttcctcctcctcctcctgttgcTCGGAGTGGCCATCTATTTTGCTGTGAAGTACGGTATCGGAACACACGACGAAAGCTACTCGTTTTGCGAGACTATGTCTTGCAGCGTGTATGAAAGAGCCCTGAACAGCGCCATCAACCAAAGACTTCACCCCTGCGACAACTTCTACAACCACGTGTGCGACGGCTGGAATAAAGGACAGTCAAAGTCTGTTTACAGACACCACATGGATTACTTCATGGACGTGCTAAGCGACACCCTCATGGCGGACGTTCCGTTGTGGGGGCAAAGCCCTGGCGACAAAGCGGCATGCTTTTTCCAGTCGTGCAGGAAAGCTTCTCAGCAAGGACCTGGAAACTTGGAGGGCTTTAGGCAGATACTTGATGAGAGCCAAATTGAGTGGCCCAAACTGTCCAAGCAGCCAGACGCTCTGAGGTCATTAGTTCTATTGTTCAAGATTCTCAGAGTCAGGAACATCGTAAACATCGGCAAAAGGGGGCCCGAGGTTGTCCTATTCGGCGGTGAAGACATGGTGTCCAATCACCAGCACAGGGTTGATTTAATCAGAAGCAGAAAAATGGGAAGTTACGAATGGTATTATAAACAGACACAAAGCGCTCTCAAAGCGCGCTACAGAGAGGATGAATTCGTACCGTACTCCAAGTTCGCGGAAACTGAAGACAGCATACTGAGCAGCCTACagaactacaccaggcataatTATACGGACCTGCCGAAAAACTTGCGTGATCTGGCGCTCCTGACGGAAGGAATTTCTTACGAGAGATGGTCAGAACTCGTGCAGTCCGAATACCAGCTTCCAGCGGACGCACCCGTAGATTTGAGTGGAGAAAATATTGACTACATACGCGCGTTCAGCAAGCTTTTGAGTACTGTCGGGGAGCAGTATCTTCACTATGAAATTGGCTGGGTCATGGTACAGACGTGTGCTCCTTTCGTCAACCGAGAACTTCTGGACATTTACTATGGAGACTACGACCCTATGCACCCTGCTACGGAAGCGGGACACGAGAACAGAAAACGGTGCTTGCTGATCACAGAAGTATTCATGGGATGGGCTATCTACAGGAAGTTTTTCAAGGGTTACGTTCCAGATGGTTCAGTAGCGGACATCCGTAACATCACCGATGACATTGGCCATGCTGCTTTCGACAAGACCAGGATACCTGGAAACCCTAACTCGTATTCTGCATTCGGGAAAGAACTACGAACAATAATGAAGTATGAAGACTCGTACGGGGACTCAGATCTTCTCAACATTACCTTCTCGAACATCAGTGACATGGGTCCTTCGTTCTTCAGCAACTGGCGCGTAATCGTTGAAGATTTGGACGGGTACTCGAACAGAAGCCTTTGGCAAATGGCCAGCTCGTATTTCATCGGAAGAGCAATTGGTGGCAAGGAAGGGTACACTCTTTACGACGGAGCTGATTCAACATTCCAGCTTCCTCCATACGCGATGACGCTGCCGCTGTACACGAGCGACATAATAGAATCTGTCAAGTACGCTGCCTTAGGATCTCTCATAGGCTCCGCCGCTCTCGCGATATTGAGGTACAATACGTCCAGAAACGCTAGCGAGGCGTGCATGAAGAAACCTTTTACGAATGACGAGGACGCGAACAAGGCGGTTCTGGACGCTGCTGCTTCCGTTCGCGTAGCATGGGACGCGTATCGAGGTTCCACGCGCTCTCGTCACGACGTCAGACTTCATGGTGCTCCTGGCTTTTCTTCCGACCAAATATTTTTCGTGAGCACGTGTTATATTCTATGTGGGCAGCCCGTGGACACGTACCCAGACGTCCGGTGCAACGAGGCTCTCAAGAATCACCCGGACTTTTCCGGAATATTCTCCTGCGACTGGAATGCCGCAATGAATCCTCGGGAGAAATGCACGTTATTTTTAAACTAG
- the LOC135386454 gene encoding neprilysin-1-like — protein MAKASKGKRLSGKPDRISRVQLEALYAMSPPTDSTNKQETSVMHKLLCCVVPILLLLLLGVAIYFAVKYGVGTHEENYSFCESTACSVLERVLKNAINQSLQPCDNFYTYICGRWNKGQSKSVYRHHMDYFLNVLSDTLMADVPSWGQSPGDKAARFFQSCRKAARQGPGNLEGFRQILEESQIEWPKLSKRPDALRSSVRMFKTIRARNIINIDKRGPMIVLFGGEGKVSKHQRRIEKITNRRLGSYERYYRKTQIALKARYRVDEFVPYSKFAEIEDRILGGLLNYTRHNYTSLPETLRDLALLTEGISYERWSQLVQSEYHLPADSPVDLSGENIDYIRAFSKLLSTVGERYLHYEIGWVMVQTCAPFVNRELLNIYSGDYDPLRPAAEAEHQNRKLCLVITEVFTGWAIYRKFLKGYVPDASVTDVRNIIDDIGHAASLGKELRTTMKYEDTYGDSDLFNITFSNIGDMGPSFFSNWRGIVKNFRWYSNESLWELISTHFVRRAVGDQEGYTLYDEADATFLLPPYAMTLPLYTSDIIESAKYAALGSLIGSTALAILKYHTFKNDSEACMKKPFIDEEANKAVLDAAASVRIAWDAYRGYTRSHYDVRLRGAPGFSSDQIFFMTTCYILCGQPMDTYPDIRCNEALKNHPDFSGIFSCDRKAAMNPRKKCTLLN, from the exons ATGGCG AAAGCGTCCAAAGGAAAGCGCTTATCAGGGAAGCCCGACCGCATCTCCAGAGTACAGCTCGAGGCACTGTACGCGATGTCGCCGCCAACTGACTCAACGAATAAGCAAGAAACCTCCGTAATGCACAAGCTTCTTTGCTGCGTCGTTCCTATCCTCCTCCTTCTGTTGCTCGGAGTGGCCATCTATTTTGCAGTAAAGTACGGTGTCGGAACACACGAAGAAAACTACTCATTTTGCGAGTCTACAGCTTGCAGCGTGCTCGAAAGAGTGCTGAAGAATGCCATCAACCAGAGCCTTCAGCCTTGCGACAACTTCTACACCTACATCTGCGGCCGCTGGAATAAAGGACAATCAAAGTCCGTTTACAGACACCACATGGATTACTTCTTGAATGTGCTGAGCGACACCCTCATGGCAGACGTTCCGTCGTGGGGGCAAAGCCCTGGCGACAAAGCGGCGCGCTTTTTTCAGTCATGCAGGAAAGCTGCTCGGCAAGGACCTGGAAACTTGGAGGGCTTTAGGCAGATACTTGAAGAGAGCCAAATTGAGTGGCCCAAACTGTCCAAGCGGCCAGACGCTCTGAGGTCGTCAGTTCGAATGTTCAAGACTATCAGAGCCAGGAACATCATAAACATTGACAAGAGGGGGCCCATGATTGTCCTGTTCGGCGGCGAAGGCAAGGTGTCCAAGCACCAGCGGAGGATAGAGAAAATCACAAACAGAAGATTAGGAAGTTACGAACGGTATTATAGAAAGACACAAATCGCTCTCAAAGCGCGCTACAGAGTGGATGAATTCGTGCCCTACTCCAAATTCGCGGAAATTGAAGACAGAATACTGGGCGGCTTATTGAACTACACCAGACATAATTATACGAGCCTGCCGGAAACGTTGCGTGATCTGGCACTCCTGACGGAAGGAATTTCTTACGAGAGATGGTCACAACTGGTGCAGTCGGAATACCACCTTCCCGCGGACTCGCCCGTCGATTTAAGTGGAGAAAATATTGACTACATACGCGCGTTCAGCAAGCTTCTGAGTACAGTCGGGGAGCGGTATCTTCACTATGAAATTGGCTGGGTCATGGTACAGACTTGCGCGCCCTTCGTCAACCGAGAACTTCTGAACATTTACTCCGGAGATTACGACCCTTTACGCCCAGCTGCGGAAGCAGAGCACCAGAACAGAAAACTGTGCCTGGTGATTACAGAAGTATTCACGGGATGGGCTATCTACAGGAAGTTCTTGAAGGGTTACGTTCCAGATGCGTCAGTAACGGACGTTCGTAACATCATAGATGATATTGGCCATGCTGCTTCGCTCGGGAAAGAACTGCGAACAACAATGAAGTATGAAGACACATATGGTGACTCAGACCTTTTCAACATTACCTTCTCGAACATCGGTGACATGGGTCCTTCGTTCTTCAGCAACTGGCGCGGCATTGTTAAGAATTTCCGCTGGTACTCGAACGAAAGCCTTTGGGAACTGATCAGCACGCATTTCGTCCGAAGAGCAGTTGGTGACCAGGAAGGGTACACTCTTTACGACGAAGCTGATGCAACATTCCTGCTTCCTCCATACGCCATGACGCTGCCGTTGTACACGAGCGACATAATAGAATCTGCCAAGTACGCTGCCTTAGGATCTCTCATAGGGTCCACTGCTCTCGCGATATTGAAGTACCATACGTTCAAAAACGATAGTGAGGCCTGCATGAAGAAACCTTTCATCGACGAGGAGGCGAACAAGGCGGTTCTGGACGCTGCTGCGTCCGTTCGCATAGCGTGGGATGCGTATCGAGGTTATACGCGATCTCATTATGATGTTAGACTTCGTGGTGCCCCTGGCTTCTCTTCCGACCaaatattttttatgaccacgtgtTATATTTTGTGTGGCCAGCCTATGGACACATACCCAGACATACGGTGCAACGAGGCTCTCAAGAATCACCCCGACTTTTCCGGAATATTTTCCTGCGACCGGAAGGCCGCTATGAATCCTCGGAAAAAATGCACGTTATTAAACTAA